From Diospyros lotus cultivar Yz01 chromosome 4, ASM1463336v1, whole genome shotgun sequence, a single genomic window includes:
- the LOC127799580 gene encoding uncharacterized protein LOC127799580, translated as MDLDIALHANEPPKPTVRSSIEEKARYEKWGRANRLSLMIMKRSISHTLIGAISKTENAKRFFDDIVEKYKSSEKADAGELMDRLTGMKYDGVGGVREYIMKMVDITARLTELEIPITESFLVHHPLNSLPSQFDQLKTSYNTQKDKWNTNELISICDQEEKRILRGSGGSVNFVSQPNMKGHSSSHNYRRNNKGGNKIKNQKSNGPKPAIKKEINCWFCKKNGHKKFDCHKYKNWLAKNKSGGVQEQAKAK; from the exons ATGGATCTTGACATAGCCTTACATGCGAATGAGCCTCCTAAGCCAACTGTGAGGAGTTCCATTGAAGAGAAAGCTAGGTATGAAAAATGGGGAAGGGCGAATCGTTTAAGTTTGATGATAATGAAAAGGTCTATCTCCCATACTCTCATTGGTGCCATATCTAAGACAGAAAATGCTAAGagattctttgatgatatagtAGAAAAATACAAATCGTCTGAAAAAGCAGATGCTGGAGAACTTATGGATAGGTTGACAGGAATGAAGTATGATGGGGTGGGTGGTGTGAGAGAATATATTATGAAGATGGTTGATATAACTGCTAGACTGACCGAGCTTGAGATCCCCATTACTGAATCATTTCTTGTTCATCATCCTCTTAACTCCTTGCCTTCACAATTTGACCAATTGAAGACTTCTTATAATACTCAGAAGGATAAGTGGAATACCAATGAACTAATCTCTATCTGTGaccaagaagaaaagaggatCCTTAGGGGTTCTGGTGGTAGTGTGAATTTTGTGAGTCAACCAAACATGAAAGGGCATTCCTCAAGCCACAATTATCGCAGAAATAACAAAGGTGGCAACAAGATCAAAAATCAGAAGAGCAATGGCCCCAAACCTGCTATCAAGAAAGAGATCAATTGCTGGTTCTGTAAGAAAAATGGTCACAAGAAATTTGACTGTCACAAGTATAAGAACTGGTTGGCAAAGAACAAAAGTGGAG GGGTTCAAGAGCAAGCGAAAGCCAAATGA